The proteins below come from a single Sphingomonas carotinifaciens genomic window:
- the nagE gene encoding N-acetylglucosamine-specific PTS transporter subunit IIBC, protein MRAILGALQPLGRALMLPIAVLPIAGLLLRLGQPDLLDIAFVSAAGDAIFAHLGLLFAIGVATGFARDGNGAATMGGLVCYLVATAGAQALFVVPPDVLATVPEGLRATVEKAWKATTVAKFDVPVGIIAGAIGGSFYNRFSNLKLPDYLAFFGGRRFVPIASGFAGLGLALILGVSYAGISAGMDALSAGVVAAGGAGLFAFGLLNRLLLVTGLHHILNNVAYFSVGEFQGKTGDLTRFFAGDPTAGGFMSGFFPVMMFGLPAACLAMYHEALPERRKAVGGLLLSLALTSFLTGVTEPIEFSFMFLAPALYAVHAVLTGTAEAVMNALGVKLGYGFSAGLFDYALNFGKATKPLMLLPVGAAYALAYYAIFRFAIRRFGLQTPGREPIAEGAATAVAPVAAGERGTAFAQALGGAANLRDVGACTTRLRLVVNDQDVVDEAALKALGARGIIRPSATALQVVVGPIADTVASEIRDALAGGGGAMAVAPVAEAETSKAVQLTPALVHALGGKVGVASVHAGRVRVEVAGAVDDAALAKLGVKAVARPATGVVHLLGDADRFVAG, encoded by the coding sequence ATGAGGGCCATCCTGGGAGCGTTGCAGCCACTGGGCCGCGCGCTGATGCTGCCGATCGCGGTGCTACCCATCGCCGGGCTGCTGCTGCGTCTCGGTCAGCCCGACCTGCTCGACATCGCGTTCGTCAGCGCGGCGGGCGATGCCATCTTCGCGCATCTGGGCCTCCTGTTCGCGATCGGCGTGGCGACCGGGTTCGCCCGGGACGGCAACGGCGCGGCGACGATGGGCGGCCTGGTCTGCTACCTCGTCGCCACCGCCGGCGCGCAGGCGCTGTTCGTGGTGCCGCCCGACGTGCTGGCCACCGTGCCCGAGGGCTTGCGCGCCACCGTCGAGAAGGCGTGGAAGGCGACCACCGTCGCCAAGTTCGACGTACCCGTCGGCATCATCGCCGGCGCGATCGGCGGCAGCTTCTACAACCGCTTCTCCAACCTGAAGCTGCCCGACTACCTCGCCTTCTTCGGCGGACGCCGCTTCGTCCCCATCGCCTCCGGCTTCGCCGGCCTCGGCCTCGCGCTGATTCTAGGCGTCAGCTACGCCGGCATCAGCGCCGGCATGGACGCCCTGTCGGCGGGGGTGGTCGCGGCGGGTGGCGCGGGGCTGTTCGCCTTCGGGCTGCTCAACCGGCTGCTGCTCGTCACCGGGCTGCACCACATCCTGAACAACGTCGCCTATTTCTCGGTGGGCGAGTTCCAGGGCAAGACCGGCGACCTGACGCGCTTCTTTGCGGGCGATCCCACCGCGGGCGGCTTCATGAGCGGGTTCTTCCCAGTCATGATGTTCGGCCTGCCCGCCGCCTGTCTGGCGATGTATCACGAGGCGTTGCCGGAACGGCGCAAGGCGGTGGGCGGGTTGCTGCTCAGCCTTGCGCTCACCTCGTTCCTGACTGGCGTGACCGAGCCGATCGAGTTTTCGTTCATGTTCCTGGCGCCGGCGCTTTATGCGGTGCATGCGGTGCTGACCGGTACGGCGGAGGCGGTGATGAACGCGCTGGGGGTGAAGCTGGGGTACGGTTTCTCCGCCGGGCTGTTCGACTATGCGCTGAACTTCGGCAAGGCGACCAAGCCATTGATGTTGCTGCCGGTGGGGGCCGCCTATGCCCTCGCTTATTATGCGATCTTCCGCTTCGCCATCCGGCGCTTCGGCTTGCAGACACCGGGCCGGGAGCCGATCGCCGAGGGCGCGGCGACCGCGGTCGCACCGGTCGCGGCCGGCGAGCGCGGCACGGCGTTCGCCCAGGCCCTGGGCGGCGCGGCGAACCTGCGCGACGTGGGCGCGTGCACGACCCGGCTGCGGCTGGTGGTGAACGATCAGGACGTGGTGGACGAGGCGGCGTTGAAGGCACTGGGCGCGCGGGGGATCATCCGCCCGTCCGCCACCGCGCTCCAGGTGGTGGTCGGCCCGATCGCCGACACGGTGGCGTCGGAGATACGCGATGCGCTGGCGGGAGGAGGTGGCGCCATGGCCGTCGCTCCGGTGGCTGAGGCGGAGACCAGCAAGGCCGTGCAACTGACCCCGGCGCTGGTGCACGCGCTGGGCGGCAAGGTCGGTGTCGCCAGCGTCCATGCCGGGCGCGTGCGGGTCGAGGTTGCGGGGGCCGTGGATGACGCGGCGCTGGCGAAGCTCGGCGTGAAGGCGGTGGCGCGCCCGGCGACCGGGGTCGTGCATCTGCTGGGCGATGCCGACCGGTTCGTCGCGGGTTGA
- a CDS encoding TonB-dependent receptor, with the protein MTMRLRHWILMTTAMTGLAATAAQGQEAPTTPPSTTAPSNAASGQDPAAQDGTAGEDGEIVVTGYARSLRQAIEVKRNANAVVDAISAEDIGKFPDRNVAESLAHIPGVSIDRRFGEGEKVAILGTDPALNRMLLDGHGLASADWGGNDNDPSSRTFNYSLLAPELVDRLEVYKSPEPRIEEGSLGGTVIVRTRRPLELEANSIFASGGYLYNDRADKGNIRGSGLYSWRNDAETFGVLIAATYDKQNMVRAGVEFFGYDNIAPNVDGTRNSPFVNRDATTGALSLKNPNATINGGTIQDLYAAASPFGINYAYFQQQRQRASIAGTVQYRPAENLTLTLNGLHIDGNYNNYSQAMYTIPGAWTGDVLQSATVSNGVVTQASFGAANSQSAQLDTLVRRTKLKTDNLNFFADWEGDDGAKVSFAGGWSKATGGRNPEYLFNVQTRLPFSYAITPTSAEVNFTGDLTNPANYFTNPNNNPAQIEGRPVIINGTQLNAAQIGGLDYSVTTDRDIFGGFDGTVPLGGVFTELLIGARVTDHVNRINARGINTYKTSSQTAAQLGVTTGVTPGGVFDGSGGSGSATQFLNLPEQSVIDILANSINSPLVTKIGASTRVKETVAASYIQANFDQGGLRGNIGGRLVYTRDVSNYATTLSNVVNPQPVPTRVSTDYLKFLPSVNLIYTITPEVIVRGSVAKVISRPRYQDLAAATSLNDVTLDGGGGNPNLRPYQSTNYEVTAEWYPRAGALLSLELFRRDIDNYIINTRTNAVYFNSLRNQLTTYNVNQPINGGKAKVNGVLVNGQAEIWGGFGLQANYSYQDSSTSTIAGINGALNLPYLSKHTVNVIPYFESGPFQARVSYNYRTSYFRTIGRLGSEEMVAPYSQLDASASLNLTKNITLTVNAQNLLDETYLQYSGTRDRPSAFYKNGRTFVGSVSFRM; encoded by the coding sequence ATGACGATGCGGTTGCGCCACTGGATCCTGATGACGACGGCCATGACCGGACTGGCCGCCACGGCCGCGCAAGGCCAGGAGGCGCCGACAACACCGCCCAGCACCACCGCCCCGAGCAACGCCGCATCCGGCCAGGACCCGGCGGCCCAGGATGGCACCGCGGGCGAGGACGGCGAAATCGTCGTCACCGGCTATGCGCGCAGCCTTCGCCAGGCGATCGAGGTGAAGCGCAACGCGAACGCCGTGGTGGACGCCATCTCGGCCGAGGACATCGGCAAGTTTCCCGACCGCAACGTCGCGGAATCGCTGGCGCACATCCCCGGCGTGTCGATCGACCGCCGCTTCGGCGAGGGTGAGAAGGTCGCCATTCTCGGCACCGACCCGGCCCTGAACCGCATGCTGCTCGACGGGCACGGGCTGGCATCGGCCGACTGGGGCGGCAACGACAACGACCCCAGCAGCCGGACCTTCAACTATTCGCTGCTCGCCCCCGAACTGGTCGACCGGCTGGAAGTATACAAGTCGCCGGAGCCGCGGATCGAGGAAGGCAGCCTGGGCGGCACGGTGATCGTGCGCACCCGCCGGCCGCTGGAACTGGAGGCCAATTCGATCTTCGCGTCGGGCGGCTATCTGTACAACGACCGCGCGGACAAGGGGAATATCCGCGGCTCGGGCCTGTATAGCTGGCGCAACGATGCCGAGACCTTCGGCGTGCTGATCGCGGCGACCTATGACAAGCAGAACATGGTGCGCGCCGGTGTCGAATTCTTCGGCTACGACAATATCGCGCCCAATGTCGACGGCACGCGCAACAGCCCGTTCGTCAACCGCGACGCGACCACCGGCGCGCTGTCCCTGAAGAACCCGAACGCGACGATCAACGGCGGCACGATCCAAGATCTCTATGCCGCTGCCTCGCCCTTCGGCATCAACTACGCCTATTTCCAGCAGCAGCGCCAGCGCGCCAGCATCGCCGGCACGGTGCAGTATCGCCCGGCCGAAAACCTGACGCTGACGCTGAACGGCCTGCACATCGACGGCAACTACAACAATTACAGCCAGGCGATGTACACCATCCCCGGCGCATGGACCGGTGACGTGCTGCAATCCGCGACCGTATCCAACGGCGTGGTGACGCAGGCCAGCTTCGGCGCAGCGAACAGCCAGAGCGCGCAGCTCGATACCCTGGTCCGCCGCACCAAGCTGAAGACCGACAATCTGAACTTCTTCGCCGATTGGGAAGGCGATGACGGCGCCAAGGTGTCGTTCGCCGGCGGCTGGAGCAAGGCGACAGGCGGGCGCAATCCCGAATATCTGTTCAACGTGCAGACCCGCCTGCCGTTCAGCTACGCGATCACGCCGACATCGGCGGAGGTCAATTTTACCGGCGACCTGACCAACCCGGCGAATTATTTCACCAACCCCAACAACAACCCGGCGCAGATCGAGGGCCGCCCCGTCATCATAAACGGGACGCAGCTGAACGCCGCGCAGATCGGCGGGCTGGATTACAGCGTCACCACCGACCGCGACATCTTTGGCGGCTTCGACGGCACGGTGCCGCTGGGCGGCGTGTTCACCGAGCTGCTGATCGGCGCGCGCGTGACCGATCACGTCAACCGCATCAACGCCCGCGGCATCAACACCTACAAGACCAGTTCGCAAACCGCCGCGCAGCTCGGGGTCACCACAGGGGTCACCCCCGGCGGCGTCTTCGACGGCAGCGGCGGATCGGGCAGCGCGACCCAGTTCCTGAATCTCCCCGAACAGTCGGTGATCGACATTCTCGCCAATTCGATCAACAGCCCGCTGGTCACCAAGATCGGCGCATCGACCAGGGTGAAGGAGACGGTGGCCGCGTCCTACATCCAGGCGAATTTCGATCAGGGCGGACTGCGCGGCAATATCGGCGGGCGGCTGGTCTATACCCGCGACGTATCCAACTACGCCACGACGCTGAGCAACGTGGTCAATCCCCAGCCGGTGCCGACGCGCGTCTCGACCGATTACCTGAAGTTCCTGCCGAGCGTGAACCTGATCTACACGATCACGCCGGAAGTGATCGTGCGCGGGTCCGTGGCCAAGGTGATCTCGCGGCCGCGTTATCAGGACCTGGCGGCGGCGACCTCGCTCAACGACGTGACGCTGGACGGCGGCGGCGGCAACCCGAACCTGCGGCCGTACCAGTCGACCAATTACGAAGTAACCGCGGAATGGTATCCGCGTGCCGGTGCGCTGCTGTCGCTGGAACTGTTCCGCCGCGACATCGACAACTATATCATCAACACGCGCACCAATGCCGTCTACTTCAATTCGCTGCGCAACCAGTTGACGACGTACAACGTCAACCAGCCGATCAACGGCGGCAAGGCCAAGGTGAACGGCGTGCTGGTCAACGGTCAGGCCGAAATCTGGGGCGGGTTCGGCCTGCAGGCGAACTATTCGTACCAGGACAGCTCGACCTCGACGATCGCCGGGATCAACGGGGCGCTCAACCTGCCCTATCTGTCCAAGCATACCGTGAACGTGATCCCCTATTTCGAGAGCGGACCGTTCCAGGCGCGGGTCAGCTACAATTATCGCACCTCCTATTTCCGCACGATCGGGCGGCTGGGATCGGAGGAGATGGTGGCGCCCTACAGCCAGCTCGACGCGTCCGCCTCGCTCAACCTGACCAAGAACATCACGTTGACGGTCAATGCGCAGAACCTGCTGGACGAGACGTATCTGCAATATAGCGGCACGCGCGACCGGCCCTCGGCCTTCTACAAGAACGGGCGCACCTTTGTCGGCAGCGTATCGTTCCGCATGTAA
- a CDS encoding beta-N-acetylhexosaminidase: MRAATTASIGSGIGLGLVLALTAPAAAQTPLNLLPMPQTIVRGSGSITISAGSTVSAQTPQAQAAARLLVDHVRTVRGIALAPAEGDARIIFAQDDAVAGAEAYRLVVQPGGIRITASRAAGFVHGAMTLAQLLSPDTAMGKPVRVPAVTIDDAPRFAWRGLLVDPVRHFQPIAEIKRIVDQMAAVKLNTLHLHLTDDQGWRFEVKRYPKLTEIGAWRQPPSTGGPAPATRHGGFYTQDALRDLVAYAADRGITIVPEIDLPGHAQALVAAYPEIGVLGNRPPVSNEWGVMPYLLNPNPAGMAFIRNVLDELIDVFPGTYIHLGGDEAVKDQWERSPEVQAQMRALNITTENGLQSWVIDEFGKYLATKGRRLIGWDEILEGGLPPSATVMSWRGEKGAVEAVRQDHDVVLSPAPILYLDSMQSRQSTEPPGRWSEIKTLADVYAYDPMPAGIPADKAHHVLGVQMNGWSEYFVTPWQVQHAVFPRIAAIAENGWIQRQRDFPGFVARLVPQMQRWTRAGVEVADSALAVEYRLVDSPGQALRANNVRVTLEQQAPQGTIRYTLDGTEPGARSRRYTGALTMKPGSTIRAAPFAADGQRLAAPRDFATARAALLTRTSSEMVACPNGKLNLRVALTPDATANGPAYNVNIFDNCTAYPQAPVDLARGYTIEVARLARHYGLAHDFDQVRRHYNVTPHGELLVLVGCRAAADGGTAPKPIIAGSFPLPDPATAPQRMRFSGQFPMMDATQSDKGDKDICLQFTAPTSDPIYTVERMTLTEAQ, encoded by the coding sequence ATGCGGGCGGCGACGACGGCATCGATCGGATCGGGGATCGGATTGGGACTGGTGCTGGCGCTTACCGCCCCCGCCGCGGCGCAGACGCCGTTGAATTTGCTGCCGATGCCCCAGACCATCGTCCGTGGTTCGGGCAGCATCACCATATCCGCCGGCTCCACGGTTTCGGCACAGACACCGCAGGCGCAGGCCGCGGCGCGCCTGCTGGTCGATCATGTCCGCACCGTACGCGGGATCGCGCTGGCGCCGGCCGAGGGTGACGCCCGGATCATATTCGCGCAGGACGATGCGGTTGCGGGGGCGGAGGCGTATCGGCTGGTGGTGCAACCGGGGGGTATCCGCATCACCGCGTCCCGGGCCGCCGGCTTCGTCCACGGCGCGATGACGCTCGCCCAGTTGCTCAGCCCCGACACTGCGATGGGCAAGCCGGTGCGCGTGCCCGCCGTCACCATCGATGACGCGCCGCGCTTCGCCTGGCGCGGGCTCCTGGTCGATCCGGTGCGCCACTTCCAGCCGATCGCCGAGATCAAGCGCATCGTCGACCAGATGGCGGCGGTGAAGCTCAACACCCTGCATTTGCACCTGACCGACGACCAGGGATGGCGGTTCGAGGTGAAGCGATACCCGAAGCTGACCGAGATCGGTGCCTGGCGCCAGCCGCCCTCCACCGGCGGCCCGGCGCCCGCGACGCGCCATGGCGGCTTCTACACGCAGGACGCGTTGCGCGACCTGGTCGCCTATGCCGCCGATCGCGGCATCACGATCGTGCCGGAGATCGACCTGCCCGGCCACGCCCAGGCACTGGTCGCCGCCTATCCGGAGATCGGCGTGCTGGGCAATCGCCCGCCGGTCAGCAACGAATGGGGTGTGATGCCCTATCTGTTGAACCCCAATCCGGCGGGGATGGCGTTCATCCGCAACGTGCTGGACGAGCTGATCGACGTGTTTCCCGGCACCTATATCCATCTCGGCGGCGACGAGGCGGTGAAGGACCAGTGGGAACGCTCGCCCGAGGTGCAGGCGCAGATGCGCGCGCTGAACATCACCACCGAAAACGGCCTGCAAAGCTGGGTGATCGACGAGTTCGGCAAATATCTGGCGACCAAGGGCCGCCGGCTGATCGGCTGGGACGAGATATTGGAGGGTGGCCTGCCGCCGTCCGCGACGGTGATGTCGTGGCGCGGCGAAAAGGGCGCGGTAGAGGCGGTCCGCCAGGATCACGACGTGGTGCTGTCCCCGGCGCCGATCCTGTATCTGGACAGCATGCAGAGCCGCCAGTCCACCGAGCCGCCGGGCCGCTGGTCGGAGATCAAGACGCTGGCCGACGTCTATGCCTATGATCCGATGCCGGCGGGCATTCCGGCGGACAAGGCGCACCATGTGCTGGGCGTGCAGATGAACGGGTGGAGCGAATATTTCGTCACCCCCTGGCAGGTGCAGCATGCGGTGTTCCCACGCATTGCCGCGATCGCGGAAAATGGCTGGATCCAGCGACAGCGCGACTTCCCCGGCTTCGTGGCACGGCTGGTGCCGCAGATGCAGCGCTGGACGCGCGCCGGGGTCGAGGTCGCGGACAGCGCGCTTGCGGTGGAATACCGGCTGGTGGACAGCCCCGGACAGGCGCTGCGCGCGAACAATGTCCGCGTGACGCTGGAGCAACAGGCGCCGCAGGGCACGATCCGCTACACGCTCGACGGCACCGAGCCGGGTGCGCGGTCGAGGCGCTACACGGGTGCGCTGACGATGAAGCCGGGTTCGACGATCCGCGCCGCGCCCTTTGCCGCCGACGGCCAGCGGCTGGCCGCCCCCCGCGACTTCGCCACCGCGCGCGCGGCGCTGTTGACGCGGACGAGTTCGGAAATGGTCGCCTGCCCGAACGGCAAGCTGAACCTGCGCGTCGCGCTGACTCCGGATGCGACCGCCAACGGGCCGGCCTACAACGTCAACATCTTCGACAATTGCACCGCCTATCCGCAGGCGCCGGTCGACCTCGCCCGCGGCTACACAATCGAGGTGGCGCGCCTTGCCCGGCATTACGGGCTGGCGCATGATTTCGACCAGGTCCGCCGACACTATAACGTCACCCCGCATGGCGAGTTGCTGGTGCTGGTCGGCTGCCGCGCCGCGGCGGACGGCGGCACCGCGCCAAAACCGATCATCGCCGGCAGCTTCCCCCTGCCCGACCCCGCCACCGCGCCGCAGCGCATGCGCTTTTCAGGACAATTCCCCATGATGGACGCCACCCAGAGCGACAAGGGAGACAAGGACATCTGCCTGCAATTCACCGCGCCGACCAGCGATCCGATCTATACCGTCGAACGCATGACGCTGACGGAGGCGCAGTGA
- the galA gene encoding beta-galactosidase GalA: MPEEFPFLNRRQLLLTGASAGAVLALPVRAAPRHRRMGEAGALPMPAPGNALPPPLPVHDANKTRMERGWLFHEGDIGDPVLDTHNATYLSVKAGNAQGAAAIDHDDSDWARIRLPHDWASAQPFEESANVSQGYRRRGIGWYRRRFALDPADRGKRLELHFDGIATNATIWLNGSTVAHNWSGYNSIYIDLTPFARFGEELNTIAIRVDANAMEGWWYEGAGLYRHAWLVRRAPVSIATDGVHCDPRRGAGRWQVPVAVTLNSVAREAATVTVEAQLLAPDGRLLTRAETPATVTPLDEAVATLMLDAGNPVLWSVEAPTLHTVVTRVLVDGTAVDERRTPIGFRTIRFDAGEGFFLNDRPVKLKGVCLHQDHAGIGTAIPDSLHRWRLERLKAIGCNAIRCSHNAPSTEFLDLCDAMGFLVMDENRQFNPAPDYMAQLRWLVRRDRNHPSIILWSVFNEEPMQGTEAGVEMVRRMAHEVKALDDSRPVTAAMNGAFFEPNSVSSVVDVTGFNYYQNDYDQFHRLFPDRAMTSSEDTSAYETRGAFHSDPKAHVISSYDDEAASWGDTHRNTWRKIMERRFVAGGFVWTGFDYHGEPTPYAWPTISSFFGVMDLCGFPKTATDIHAAHWVDDRPVVAIAPHWTWGGKEGQPIRVFVTSNAETVALRVNGRDLEPQQVDRIMGNEWTVPYAPGRVEAIAMRGGRVVATAAQETAGPPVALRLTPARSVMAGDGEDAQAITIDAVDARGRHVPTANLPTRFSVEGAEIIGIGNGDPNSHEPEKGNARSLFNGLAQIIVRADRGDGRVSLRAEAEGLSPARLIITRRPVAEVAQWPESFGGQALREWRRSPASATKPGPDAAPPDGDNNSWAFARAGNGAKPDPAGNWRAWRITVTPWKRIAAEGGMLRFREITGRAELYADGRRLATKDSTTAGPLEARLPAGSGARTILLVVEGAGITGPVTLTVE, translated from the coding sequence ATGCCCGAGGAGTTTCCGTTCTTGAATCGCCGTCAACTGCTCCTCACCGGCGCCAGTGCCGGTGCCGTTCTCGCGCTGCCCGTCCGGGCCGCCCCCCGCCATCGTCGGATGGGGGAGGCGGGTGCCCTGCCGATGCCCGCACCGGGCAATGCGCTGCCCCCGCCGCTGCCCGTCCATGATGCGAACAAGACGCGGATGGAGCGCGGCTGGCTGTTCCACGAAGGCGACATTGGCGATCCCGTGCTGGATACGCACAACGCCACTTATCTCAGCGTCAAGGCCGGCAATGCTCAGGGTGCCGCGGCGATCGACCATGACGACAGCGACTGGGCGCGCATCCGCCTGCCGCACGACTGGGCCAGCGCGCAACCCTTCGAGGAAAGCGCCAACGTCTCGCAGGGCTATCGCCGTCGCGGCATCGGCTGGTACCGCCGCCGCTTCGCGCTCGACCCTGCCGATCGGGGCAAGCGCCTCGAACTGCATTTCGACGGCATCGCCACCAATGCGACGATCTGGCTGAACGGCAGCACGGTGGCGCACAACTGGTCGGGCTATAACAGCATCTATATCGACCTGACGCCGTTCGCCCGCTTCGGCGAGGAACTGAACACGATCGCCATCCGCGTCGATGCGAACGCGATGGAGGGCTGGTGGTATGAGGGCGCGGGGCTTTACCGCCATGCCTGGCTGGTCCGCCGCGCGCCCGTGTCGATCGCGACCGACGGCGTCCACTGCGATCCGCGCCGCGGTGCCGGGCGCTGGCAGGTGCCCGTCGCCGTCACGCTGAACAGCGTTGCACGCGAGGCGGCGACCGTCACGGTGGAGGCGCAACTGCTCGCCCCCGATGGCCGTCTGCTCACCCGTGCCGAGACGCCCGCCACCGTCACGCCCCTGGACGAAGCGGTCGCGACGCTGATGCTGGATGCCGGAAACCCGGTCCTGTGGTCGGTCGAGGCGCCGACGCTCCACACCGTCGTCACCCGCGTGCTGGTGGACGGCACGGCCGTCGACGAGCGCCGCACCCCCATCGGCTTCCGCACCATCCGCTTCGACGCAGGCGAAGGCTTCTTCCTCAACGACCGGCCGGTGAAGCTGAAGGGCGTGTGCCTGCATCAGGACCATGCCGGCATCGGCACCGCGATCCCCGACAGCCTGCACCGCTGGCGGCTGGAACGGCTGAAGGCGATCGGCTGCAACGCGATCCGCTGCTCGCACAATGCGCCGTCGACCGAATTTCTCGACCTGTGCGACGCGATGGGCTTTCTCGTCATGGACGAGAACCGGCAGTTCAACCCCGCGCCCGACTATATGGCGCAACTGCGCTGGCTGGTCCGGCGCGACCGCAACCATCCCTCGATCATCCTCTGGTCGGTGTTCAACGAGGAACCGATGCAGGGGACGGAGGCCGGCGTCGAGATGGTCCGCCGCATGGCGCATGAGGTGAAGGCGCTGGACGACAGCCGCCCGGTCACCGCGGCGATGAACGGCGCGTTCTTCGAACCAAACAGCGTGTCCAGCGTCGTCGATGTGACCGGCTTCAACTATTACCAGAACGACTACGACCAGTTCCACCGCCTCTTTCCCGACCGGGCGATGACCAGTTCGGAGGATACCAGCGCGTACGAAACGCGCGGCGCCTTCCACAGCGATCCCAAGGCGCATGTCATCAGTTCCTATGATGACGAGGCGGCAAGCTGGGGCGACACGCATCGCAATACCTGGCGCAAGATCATGGAGCGTCGCTTCGTCGCGGGCGGCTTCGTCTGGACCGGCTTCGACTATCATGGCGAGCCGACCCCCTATGCCTGGCCGACCATCTCCAGCTTCTTCGGGGTCATGGACCTGTGCGGTTTTCCCAAGACCGCGACCGACATCCACGCCGCGCATTGGGTGGACGACCGCCCCGTCGTCGCGATCGCCCCGCACTGGACCTGGGGCGGCAAGGAAGGCCAGCCGATCCGCGTGTTCGTGACGAGCAACGCGGAAACGGTGGCCCTGCGCGTAAACGGCCGCGATCTCGAACCGCAACAGGTCGACCGGATCATGGGCAACGAATGGACCGTGCCCTACGCCCCCGGCCGGGTCGAGGCGATCGCGATGCGTGGCGGCCGCGTGGTGGCGACGGCGGCGCAGGAAACCGCCGGGCCGCCCGTCGCGCTCCGCTTGACGCCCGCGCGCAGCGTCATGGCCGGTGACGGCGAGGATGCGCAGGCGATCACCATCGATGCGGTCGATGCCAGGGGGCGCCACGTACCCACCGCCAACCTGCCGACGCGCTTTTCGGTCGAGGGTGCCGAGATCATCGGCATCGGCAATGGCGATCCCAACAGCCACGAACCCGAAAAGGGCAATGCCCGCTCGCTGTTCAACGGCCTTGCCCAGATCATCGTTCGCGCGGACAGGGGGGACGGCCGCGTGAGCCTTCGTGCCGAGGCGGAGGGCCTGTCGCCCGCGCGCCTGATCATCACGCGCCGCCCGGTGGCCGAGGTGGCGCAATGGCCGGAAAGCTTCGGCGGGCAGGCCTTGCGCGAATGGCGTCGCTCGCCCGCCTCCGCGACGAAGCCGGGTCCCGACGCCGCGCCGCCCGACGGCGACAACAACAGCTGGGCCTTTGCCCGCGCCGGGAATGGCGCCAAGCCCGATCCCGCCGGCAACTGGCGCGCCTGGCGCATCACCGTCACTCCGTGGAAGCGTATCGCGGCAGAGGGCGGCATGCTCCGCTTCCGCGAGATTACCGGCCGTGCCGAACTCTATGCCGATGGCCGCCGTCTCGCCACCAAGGATAGCACCACCGCCGGCCCGCTGGAGGCGCGCCTTCCGGCCGGCTCTGGCGCCCGCACGATCCTGCTGGTGGTGGAAGGTGCCGGCATCACCGGCCCGGTGACGCTGACGGTGGAGTGA
- a CDS encoding GntR family transcriptional regulator, translated as MAFSDEVGRFRDGNPSPLYLQLQQLIREAIGRDVLVQGDAIPAERDLATEYDVSRITVRKAIGGLVEDGLLTRRRGAGTFVAGRVEKSFSKLSSFSEDMAARGKAASSEWISRAAGTVSPEESMALGLSPGAPVYRFQRIRYADDEPMALEFSTIAGYCLPSVQAVGDSLYVALDQAGSRPVRALQRLRAVPFGPEHARMLGVDAGQPGLLIERRGFLRDGRAAEFTRSYYRGDAYDFVAELSDL; from the coding sequence ATGGCTTTTTCGGACGAGGTGGGGCGGTTCCGCGATGGCAATCCATCTCCGCTCTATCTCCAGCTTCAGCAACTGATCCGCGAGGCGATCGGCCGCGACGTGCTGGTGCAGGGCGATGCGATCCCCGCCGAACGCGATCTCGCCACCGAATATGACGTGTCGCGCATCACCGTGCGCAAGGCGATCGGCGGCCTGGTCGAGGATGGCCTGCTGACCCGTCGCCGCGGCGCCGGCACCTTTGTGGCAGGACGCGTCGAAAAGAGCTTTTCCAAGCTTTCCTCCTTTTCCGAAGACATGGCCGCGCGTGGCAAGGCGGCGTCCAGCGAATGGATCAGCCGTGCCGCGGGCACCGTCAGCCCGGAGGAATCCATGGCGCTCGGCCTGTCGCCGGGCGCGCCCGTGTATCGCTTCCAGCGCATCCGCTATGCCGATGACGAGCCCATGGCGCTCGAATTCTCCACCATCGCCGGCTATTGCCTGCCCTCGGTCCAGGCGGTCGGCGACTCGCTGTATGTCGCGCTGGATCAGGCGGGCAGCCGTCCGGTGCGCGCGCTCCAGCGGCTCCGCGCCGTGCCCTTCGGCCCCGAACATGCGCGCATGCTGGGCGTCGATGCCGGCCAGCCCGGCCTGTTGATCGAGCGGCGCGGGTTCCTGCGCGACGGTCGCGCGGCCGAGTTCACCCGGTCCTATTATCGCGGCGACGCCTACGACTTCGTTGCCGAACTGTCCGACCTGTAG